In a genomic window of Anoplopoma fimbria isolate UVic2021 breed Golden Eagle Sablefish chromosome 6, Afim_UVic_2022, whole genome shotgun sequence:
- the LOC129092230 gene encoding BLOC-2 complex member HPS6 produces the protein MCGKLFTTYVTGVMAKLVLEQLSDFGDYTGGKELPEIIKVTNNSLANVRMSPDGRHVHVILHKPKVGLVTLDKYERPHLGQNQKKLDLRLPRAVPIVDVLYLHPHSSSSRDTAAVAVVYENGKAEFWKFQECKAGWHLLQTSDLCNSPRARVVSVCACSNVIIWCEERPPSESTPALSSTRNKLRYCVCRRDFEVEEGAVSLGGVKIALHNNPKFTVVSSGEYVHLLPDLKTKPLMSISKCFLSWSPRHDSFTVGITCKSAPLRKLSAQESDLKRLVTDCLGYLSTLDPPEILDFSPTPCGGLLLLLSTGWVCLLQKDGMLRQVYKLEDDCSVKCGAQTSLCVYQDNVAVLVGQNLHLIDLNCGRELEKITLKREGLLYVNQADRCAPHLLSETGLFVVVNRETDSKLRPSGLSIHPGALLVEAVFEEACKYYQQRSLSSTQLTVDTLKKGGRFQAPISLASILRSYLNNTGLRQKGAEPSENGGSGCTAGQDKLIGSLESELKALVSLEEVKGILVRGNTKEVEAVCESLVEKEVTRLLSASELDKEALLYLNSIFSTFPSQSWRAAQAALQLHYNEEGSLSSRAPPDVWKTVLSPVMTASTPTCLPLANGGPKHNHSLKGDHNANCKAKPTNSSSPAALPVFELLCHSVFHFQPSSLPRFLELAQQQQGSAGLGLSLASSSSSSSSWGYSGGRGGEGGENNVPLYKRALYFLSSLTPDRDKRQDLEVELLLVSGRPNAILQALRTLMAQQRWERVTQVAQKFCKQSPLLNKEIFTTLLCEVTQHRDLDPYLDVLWALCPEDLTVTTILNLVLKNLPSPNTSSSSSSSFSMSGETSTSPAPFGDSHSSQLTIGLLKPLLKKVLQRETKPSQRYADILQSPSFPPPAPPRQPAEQPRSVTDPSTDSPLGNDIDAASPAETAEQQSSTHTTVPRARVALPANPV, from the coding sequence ATGTGCGGCAAGTTATTTACAACCTACGTCACGGGAGTTATGGCGAAGTTGGTGTTGGAGCAACTGTCAGATTTCGGGGACTACACCGGCGGCAAAGAGCTGCCCGAGATCATCAAAGTGACGAATAACAGCCTGGCAAACGTCCGCATGAGCCCAGATGGACGTCACGTTCATGTCATCCTCCACAAGCCTAAGGTCGGTCTTGTGACTCTGGACAAGTATGAAAGACCCCATCTCGGCCAGAACCAGAAGAAGCTGGATCTGCGGCTGCCACGAGCCGTGCCCATCGTGGATGTGTTATATCTGCAcccccacagcagcagcagcagagacacagcAGCAGTGGCTGTGGTTTATGAGAATGGAAAAGCTGAGTTTTGGAAGTTCCAGGAGTGCAAAGCCGGCTGGCATCTCCTGCAGACCTCGGATCTGTGCAACAGCCCCCGAGCCAgagtggtgtctgtgtgtgcctgCTCAAATGTCATCATCTGGTGTGAGGAGAGGCCGCCCTCAGAGAGCACCCCTGCCCTCAGCTCCACCAGGAATAAGTTGAGATACTGTGTTTGCAGACGTGACTtcgaggtggaggagggggctGTCAGCTTGGGAGGGGTGAAAATCGCCCTCCACAACAATCCTAAGTTCACCGTGGTCAGCTCGGGTGAATATGTGCATCTTCTTCCTGATTTGAAGACGAAGCCGCTGATGAGCATCTCCAAATGTTTCCTCTCCTGGTCCCCTCGCCACGACTCCTTCACAGTGGGCATCACATGTAAAAGCGCCCCCCTGAGAAAGCTTTCAGCTCAAGAGTCCGACCTGAAGAGGTTGGTGACGGACTGTTTGGGGTATTTATCAACTCTTGATCCCCCTGAGATCTTGGACTTCTCTCCTACACCCTGTGgaggcctgctgctgctgctcagcacAGGGTGGGTGTGTCTCCTGCAGAAAGACGGGATGCTGCGGCAGGTATACAAACTGGAAGACGACTGCTCGGTAAAATGTGGCGCTCAAACTAGCCTCTGCGTGTACCAGGACAACGTAGCGGTGCTGGTCGGGCAAAACCTGCATCTGATAGACTTGAACTGTGGCAGAGAGCTGGAAAAGATAACGCTGAAGAGAGAGGGGTTATTGTATGTAAATCAGGCTGACAGATGTGCACCCCACCTGCTCTCAGAAACCGGACTGTTTGTGGTTGTGAACAGGGAGACAGACTCTAAGCTGAGGCCTTCTGGTCTCAGTATTCATCCAGGAGCCCTCCTGGTAGAGGCTGTCTTTGAGGAGGCCTGTAAATACTACCAGCAGAGGAGCCTGAGCAGCACCCAGCTCACTGTGGACACCCTAAAGAAAGGAGGGAGGTTCCAGGCTCCCATCTCTTTAGCGTCCATCCTCAGGAGCTACCTTAATAACACGGGGCTGAGGCAGAAAGGAGCAGAGCCGTCCGAGAACGGAGGATCTGGATGTACAGCGGGACAAGACAAGCTAATCGGCTCTCTGGAGTCTGAGCTCAAGGCTCTGGTTTctctggaggaggtgaaggggaTTTTGGTGAGGGGGAATACCAAAGAGGTGGAGGCGGTGTGTGAGAGTCTAGTCGAGAAAGAAGTAACCAGGCTGCTCTCAGCCTCGGAGCTGGATAAAGAGGCTCTGCTCTACCTCAACTCCATCTTCAGCACATTCCCCAGCCAGTCGTGGAGAGCAGCGCAGGCGGCCCTTCAGCTACACTACAACGAGGAGGGCTCTCTGTCCAGCAGGGCTCCCCCAGATGTGTGGAAAACTGTCCTCAGTCCTGTTATGACAGCCAGCACCCCAACCTGCCTCCCTCTTGCAAACGGTGGGCCAAAGCACAATCATAGCCTCAAAGGTGATCACAACGCCAACTGTAAAGCCAAACCTACAAACTCCTCTTCCCCAGCTGCCCTGCCCGTGTTTGAGCTCCTCTGCCACTCAGTTTTCCACTTCCAGCCCAGCTCGTTGCCCAGGTTCCTTGAGCtggcccagcagcagcagggctcGGCCGGCCTGGGCCTCAgcctggcctcctcctcctcctcctcctcctcgtggGGCTACTCCGgcgggagaggaggggagggcgGGGAGAACAATGTGCCGCTCTACAAACGGGCCCTGTACTTCTTGTCCAGCCTGACCCCGGACAGGGACAAACGGCAGGACTTAgaggtggagctgctgctggtcAGCGGGCGGCCTAATGCCATCCTGCAGGCTTTGAGGACTCTAATGGCCCAGCAGAGGTGGGAGCGGGTCACCCAGGTGGCCCAGAAGTTCTGCAAACAGAGCCCGCTGCTCAACAAGGAGATTTTCACCACTCTGCTGTGCGAGGTGACTCAGCACAGAGACCTTGACCCCTACTTGGACGTGCTGTGGGCGCTGTGCCCAGAGGACCTCACTGTCACCACCATTCTCAACTTGGTGCTGAAAAACCTCCCCTCCCctaacacctcctcctcctcctcctcctcattctccaTGTCCGGTGAGACCTCCACATCCCCTGCTCCCTTTGGAGACTCCCACAGCAGCCAGTTG